From the Sanguibacter sp. HDW7 genome, the window GAGGGTCACGGGGGCCGCCTGGATGCCCGCGTGGTTGCCCTCCATCGTGTACGCGTTCAGGCGGTCCTTCGCCTCCGAACCACGGACGACGAGGTAGCGCAGCGGCGAGATGTTCATCGCGGACGGTCCCCACCGCATGAGGTCGTAGGCCGCGGCGATGTGCTCGTCCGTGACCTCCTCGTCGGTGAATCGCTTGACGGTGCGGGCCTCGCGGAACAGGAGGTCCGCGGTCGCGTCGTCGATCGACAGGGTCGTGGCGTCGGAGTCGAGCATGGTGGTCATGGAGGGGTGAACGCGCCGGAGGTCTTGGGATCTTCCCGGATCTCCCCGGCCGTGAGGCAGGTCACGTCCGTGCGCGCCGTATCCTGGAAGGCATGAGCGAACCCCTCGTCCTTGGCATCGAGACGTCCTGCGACGAGACGGGGGTGGCCCTCGTGAGGGGCCGCGAGCTGCTGTTCGACGCCGTCGCGTCGTCGATGGACGAGCACGCGCGCTTCGGCGGGATCATCCCGGAGATCGCGTCGCGGGCGCACCTCGAGGCCATGGTCCCGACGATCCGCCGGGCGCTCGAGCAGGCGGACGTCGACCTCGCGGACGTCGACGCGGTCGCGGTGACCGCAGGGCCCGGGCTCCAGGGCCCGCTGACGATCGGCGCCTCGGCCGCGAAGGCGCTCTCGGTCGCGCTCGGCAAGCCTCTCTACGGCGTCAACCACGTCATCGGGCACGCGGCCGTCGACGAGCTCGTCCACGGCGCGTTCCCCGAGCGGGCCATGGCGCTCGTCGTCTCGGGCGGTCACTCCTCGCTGCTGCTCGTCGACGACATCGCGACGAAGGTCACCGAGCTCGGCTCGACGCTCGACGACGCCGCGGGGGAGGCCTTCGACAAGGTCGGCCGCCTGCTCGGCCTGCCCTACCCGGGCGGCCCGCACATCGACCGTCTCGCGCGCGAGGGCGACCCGACCGCGATCCGCTTCCCGCGTGCGCTCACGCTGCCGAAGGACCAGGCGGACCACGCGTACGACTTCTCGTTCTCAGGCCTCAAGACCGCCGTCGCGCGCTGGGTCGAGGCCCGGCGCGACGCGGGCGAGGAGATCCCGCTCCACGACGTCGCGGCATCGTTCGCGGCCGCCGTGGCCGACGTCCTCACGGCGAAGACGATCCGCGCGTGCGAGCTGCACGGGGTCGACACGCTCGTCGTCGGCGGAGGATTCTCCGCGAACTCCCAGCTGCGCGACATGGCGGCGGAGCGGTGCGCCGAGGCCGGCATCACGCTGCGCATCCCGCCGATCCGCTACTGCACGGACAACGGCGCGATGATCGCGGCGCTCGGCTCGGCGCTCGTGCGTGCGGACGTCGCGCCGTCGAGCCTCGACATCCCCGTCGACTCGTCGATGGCGCTCACGGTCACGCACGTCTGAACCACCCTCCATTCCCGACGGATTGACGCTTTCCCCCCATTCGATGGGGGGAAAGCGTCAATCCGTCGGGAAGAGGGGGAGCGGAGGGACTGGCGTGGACGGACGGGGACGCGTCGATCCGTCGGGAGGGGTGGGTCAGAGGGGGCGTCCTGCGCGGAGCTCGGCGACGAGGTTCTCGACGACCGGGCCCAGCTCGCCCCCGTTGCGTCGCGCGACGGCGCGCTGCCGCTGGTAGCCCGCCCCCTTGCGGAGGATCGTGCGCACGTGGTCGAGCTCGTCGAGGCAGCCGAGCCGCGCCGCCGTCGGCTCGAGCTCGTGGAGCAGGCGGGCCACGGCGTCGCGCACGAGCTCCTCCTCCCCGTCGCGGTCGAGGATGAGGATCGCGTCCATGCCGTAGCGCGCCGAGCGCCACTTGTTCTCCTGCGCGAACCACGGTGGCAGCGTCGGGATCTCCTTGCCCTCGTCGAGCAACGTCGAGAGGTGCTCGACGAGGCAGTGCGTGAGCGCGGCGAGCGCGAGCACCTCGGTGATGTTCGACGTGCCGTCGGAGATCCGCGTCTCGAGCGTGCCGAAGCGGGGGGAGGGGCGCAGGTCCCAGCGGACCTCGTCGAACGCGTCGATGACGCCCGTGCGCACCATGTCGTCGACGTAGCCCTCGAGCTCGTCCCACTGCTCGAACTGGAACGGCAGCCCGGCCGTCGGCAGCTGCTGGAACATGAGCGCACGGTTCGACGCGTAGCCGGTGTCCTTGCCGCCCCAGAACGGGCTCGACGCGGACAGGGCCTGCAGGTGGCCGAAGTACGCGAGCATGCCGCGCGCGATGGGCAGGACCTTGGAACGGTCCTCGATGCCCACGTGGACGTGGACGCCGTAGATGAGCATCTGCCTGCCCCACCACTGCGTGCGGTCGATGAGCGTCGCGTAGCGCTGCTTGTCCGTGACCTTCTGCTGCGCCCACCGCGCGAACGGGTGCGTGCCGGCGCACATGAGCTCGACGCGCAGCGGGTCGGTCACCGTGCGGATCTCCTCGATCGCGCGCTCGAGGTCGTCGCCCGCGGCGCGCACGGTGCGGTTGACGCCCGAGACGACCTCGACGGTGTTGAGGAGGAGCTCCTGGCGGATGTGCGGGTGCTGGCCGCCGCCTGCGGGTTCGACGGCGTCGAGCACGGTCTGCGCGACCTGGCGCAGGTCGCCCGAGTCCTTGTCGACTAGCGCGAGCTCCCACTCGATGCCGACGGTCGAGCGCTCGGAGGGTGCGAACGGCAGGTGCATGTCAGTGCTCCGTCCCGGACGTGGCAGGGGTGAGGGGTTCGACGACGAGGACCGACTGGGCTCCTGCGATGCGCGTGAGGACGATGTGCCCCTCGTGCGGGCCGTGGAGCGCGAGCTGCTTGCGGAGCTGCTCGGGGACGACGGCCGTGCCGCGCTTCTTGATCGTCAGGCGGCCGACGCCGCGCTCGCGGAGGTACGCCTTGAGGCGCTTGAGCGAGAACGGCAGCGTGTCGAGGACGCGGTAGCCGGTCGCGATCGTCGCCTCGCCCGCGGCGCGGGCGTCGGCCCAGTCCTGCGGGACGGCGTCGGTCGTCACGTACGCGATCGTCGGGTCGAGGAGGCGTCCACCGAGCTCGCGGGCCGCGGTCGCGACGCGGCCGGCCCGGACGACGGCGCCGTCGGGCTCGAAGAGGTACGCACCGACGGGGCCGACCTCGACGTCGTCGTCGGACAGGACCGGGGCGAGCGAGCGAGCGCTCACGGAACCGTCGGGGCGCGTGCGCAGCACGAGCGCCGAGCGACCGGGCGCCTCGGCGAGCGGGCCGAACCAGAGGCCGGCCTCGAGCACGTGCCCGTCGAGCGAGACCCACTGCGCCTCTGCGTCGTCGGGGATGCCTGCGTGCGGGATGCCGGGGCCCACCTTGATGCCGACCGCGGGGACCGTCGAGCGCAGGTGCCACACGTCGTCGAGCGGCGGAGCGTACGCGCGCGGGTCGAGGATGCGCGTGCCCGTCCCCGTGCGGCGGGCGGGGTCGGCGTAGACGCCGTCGACACCCTCGGCCGCGAGGTCGAGCGCGAGGCCGTCGCCCAGGCGGACCTCGGCCTCGGGGAAGTGGCGGAGGTTGACGGTCGCGAGGGCCGCCGTCTCCTCGTCGCGGTCGACAGCGAGGACGCGCAGGCCCGAGGCCGCGAACGTCATGGAGTCCGCTCCGAGCCCGCACGTGAGGTCGGCGACCTTCGTGACGCCCGCAGCGAGGAATCGCTGCGCGTGGCGCGCAGCGACCGGCAGACGCGTCGCCTGCTCGAGGCCGTCGGGCGTGAAGAGCATGCCGTCCGCGAACTCGCCGAACTTGTCCCGGGCCTTCGTGCGCAGACGCGACTGCGTGAGGACCGCGGCGACGAGCGCGGGGTCGACGCCCGCGGCGCGGAGCTTCTCCGAGACCTGCATCGCCGTCTCCTCGTGGTACGGCGGCATGGCCTGCAACAGCTCCCACCCGTCGGGCTGGAGCAGG encodes:
- the tsaD gene encoding tRNA (adenosine(37)-N6)-threonylcarbamoyltransferase complex transferase subunit TsaD, whose translation is MSEPLVLGIETSCDETGVALVRGRELLFDAVASSMDEHARFGGIIPEIASRAHLEAMVPTIRRALEQADVDLADVDAVAVTAGPGLQGPLTIGASAAKALSVALGKPLYGVNHVIGHAAVDELVHGAFPERAMALVVSGGHSSLLLVDDIATKVTELGSTLDDAAGEAFDKVGRLLGLPYPGGPHIDRLAREGDPTAIRFPRALTLPKDQADHAYDFSFSGLKTAVARWVEARRDAGEEIPLHDVAASFAAAVADVLTAKTIRACELHGVDTLVVGGGFSANSQLRDMAAERCAEAGITLRIPPIRYCTDNGAMIAALGSALVRADVAPSSLDIPVDSSMALTVTHV
- a CDS encoding glutamate--cysteine ligase, producing the protein MHLPFAPSERSTVGIEWELALVDKDSGDLRQVAQTVLDAVEPAGGGQHPHIRQELLLNTVEVVSGVNRTVRAAGDDLERAIEEIRTVTDPLRVELMCAGTHPFARWAQQKVTDKQRYATLIDRTQWWGRQMLIYGVHVHVGIEDRSKVLPIARGMLAYFGHLQALSASSPFWGGKDTGYASNRALMFQQLPTAGLPFQFEQWDELEGYVDDMVRTGVIDAFDEVRWDLRPSPRFGTLETRISDGTSNITEVLALAALTHCLVEHLSTLLDEGKEIPTLPPWFAQENKWRSARYGMDAILILDRDGEEELVRDAVARLLHELEPTAARLGCLDELDHVRTILRKGAGYQRQRAVARRNGGELGPVVENLVAELRAGRPL
- a CDS encoding class I SAM-dependent methyltransferase, whose product is MDRTALSLLLQPDGWELLQAMPPYHEETAMQVSEKLRAAGVDPALVAAVLTQSRLRTKARDKFGEFADGMLFTPDGLEQATRLPVAARHAQRFLAAGVTKVADLTCGLGADSMTFAASGLRVLAVDRDEETAALATVNLRHFPEAEVRLGDGLALDLAAEGVDGVYADPARRTGTGTRILDPRAYAPPLDDVWHLRSTVPAVGIKVGPGIPHAGIPDDAEAQWVSLDGHVLEAGLWFGPLAEAPGRSALVLRTRPDGSVSARSLAPVLSDDDVEVGPVGAYLFEPDGAVVRAGRVATAARELGGRLLDPTIAYVTTDAVPQDWADARAAGEATIATGYRVLDTLPFSLKRLKAYLRERGVGRLTIKKRGTAVVPEQLRKQLALHGPHEGHIVLTRIAGAQSVLVVEPLTPATSGTEH